GTGGGGTTCGTGGGCTTGATGAGACTTACGGCATGCTGGATTCGGGTTGGAGCTCCATTCGGAACCCGGATTTTCATCACCAACTTGGGCTTGTTCAACAAAAAATCCAAGGTATAATTCGATCACTGTAGGTTTCATtcgttcataaaaaataaactatttttttattctagttTGCTAACTAAAACAATTTCCATATCTAACtgaaattttagtaaatttcagatttttagATCGATTTAAATATGATCTGGAGTatttcaaaatggaaaaaattgaaattcaaactttttaaatacacatttttatgaaaaaaatgagtttatgaaaaaaaaaaatctctcttTTTAGTTTCTTTGGACATGTTTATGCATTTTCGCACTTTTGGACAATACATTTCGtctcaaattcatttttaataaagttaTGAATTTTTAGATTGGAATTtacgaaaattgaaaccgAAATATGAATGTTCACCCTACATTGATGAGATGAAAAATTGTGGGGTATTGATCATGTATCACTCActatttttcatctttagcTTTTAGTTTGAGTACACCGTTGGACTAGCTCTAAACCCAAATATTTAGGGTTActagtaaaaaatttaatttaataaaatttcagtTCGATTAGCATGCAATCAAAGTAGGGCTGGTTTGAAAATTGATGGTCACTCGATTGACATATAACATAAcgttttattgttttgtagATCCTAATTCAAGGGTTCCTAcataccaaattttgtaccATCCGTTAAGTGGAGGATGTATTCAAGTCCACAATAGGGAAATTTACTTGggaaattgtcaaaatttcaGTCGATGGAATTATGATCGGAATACTCATTCTATCCAATTGGTTGACACCGAATTGTGTCTCTCGACTACCGGAGATGGGATTCCGGCAACACTATCTCGGAATTGCAATGGTGGAAAGAGTCGATGGGAATTGCTTTCAAACACCAAATTTCAAGTGGCAAATAGGGATGAGAATGGGAATTATTTGTGCTTGGAATTGGATGTTAACAATTCATCAAGAGTTTTGACTAGCAAGTGTTTTTGTTTGGGGCAAGATGAAGATATGAAGTGCCTACAGTCTCCCCAAAGCCAGTGGTTTAAGCTTATAATAGGAAATGTTAGCTAAAATGGCTTGGAgttaagttttattatttgatttttttttaatctcgtGGTTTGTTTATCATCACAGCCACTAATTATTGGTGTTATATGAAGTTACATATGGAtgataatgaaatttataatgaaaGGGAGAGGTTAATTACCATTCAATAACCGAATTACAAACCTTTTAGTAGCTAGTACcattaattattatcaaacgattttaatctcatccatttTCTTATAAGATATTTTCTGACAAATTTTAATAGGAAAGCACTTTATAAAAATCTTACACACTCACTTACACTTGGTTAGGTGATACGAATCTCCGATATAATGATTGTATGATAAATGTGTTTATGAAGTGAATTGCGATTTGTCATAAAAGAATAAGGGAGTTAGAGAATGTGAAAAGGAAACTCTCTCCCCTATCCTATCTCACACGTATTTagcaaatactccctccgtcccccattaagagtcacacttttccatttcgcttcgtcctcaattaagagtcacacttcatttttaccataaatagtaagtaggtctcacattccactaactcacttcactcacattttatataaaaccaatataaaaaggtgggtcccacattccactaactttttaactaacttttctttacatttcttaaaacccgtgcccggtcaaactgtgactcctaatcggggacggatggagtacttttaTAAATCGCAATAATTCagttaaataattactataaacaAAACCAAATTCAAATGCATGTAATGGATAAACACACAATATATTTAGATCACATTTCAGCCATCCAATTCCAATCCAAAGTATCTGGTAAAGCATTACACATATCTCGTTAACTATATGGAAATAGTCATTTAGTAGGGTTTCCATAAACTATATTTTCGTTTAATAACCAAATCTCTCCATCCAACCTTTTaattgtatataaattaacacgaaaacatgaaaagaaatcacacaaaaacaacaatgacaaacaaaatgaatcacCACGCCATTTTAATGGCTCTTTTCCTTGTTCAAGTCGTCTCCTTCTCCAAATCCGCGCCGCTGTCGACGTACTCCCGATGGATAGTCGACAGCGTGATCGGGCAGCGCGTGAAGCTCGCGTGCGTGAACTGGCCTTCACACTTGGAGCCGATGATCGCAGAGGGCTTAGACAAGAAGCCGATGGACGacataattcaaaagataattgaAAATGGGTTCAACTGCGTTAGGTTTACGTGGCCGACGTACATGTTCACGAGGCCGGATTACAGAAACCTTAGGGTTTCCGAATCCTTGGATAAATACAACCTCACGGCCGCGAAAGCCGGGATTGCCAAAAACAATCCTTGGATCCTGAGAATGACGGTGGTGGAGCTTCACAAGGCGGTGGTTGGGGAGCTCgggaagaagaaggtgatggTGGTGCTCGATAACCACGTCAGCCTGCCCACGTGGTGCTGCGCTGGCAACGACGGGAATGGATTTTTCGGGGATGCTTACTTTGACCCCAAGGAGTGGTTGCAAGGCCTAGCTGCAGTGGCCACAGCATATAAGGGTTTTCCTCAGGTAATTAAgtggatttattttcttataaaccTTATTGGGCTTAAAGCCTCAAATTCCAAActctaaaatctcgtgccgcccaaTAAAGAAGCCTATCTTTTTtaggacagatggagtattttttattgggTTTATACTTACCAAAATTAAACATGACCTAAAACTAACTAACATTGATCCACTTGGTCACATTCACATAGGTTGTGGGCATGAGCTTGAGAAACGAGCTACGAGGGGGGCGACAGAACGAGCCGGACTGGTACAAGTATATGCAAGAAGGAGCCAACACAATCCACGCGCAAAACCCTGATTTGCTAGTCATTGTCTCGGGTCTATACACGGACACCAACCTCGGGTATCTGAGGTCGAAGGCGTTCCAAGTTAACTTCGCCAACAAATTAGTGTTCGAGGCACACTGGTACACGTTCGGCATCCCTGACAAGGCCTGGACTGACCAAACCAACAATCTATGTGCCACCGTCACCAAAAGGGCACAAGACAATTACCTCTTCTTGACTAGTGCCAAAGACTCTTTTCCTGTTTTCATAAGTGAATTTGGGATTAATGAGAAATCTCCGAGTGTTGCAGACAGCAGATACATAACTTGTTTCCTGGCTGCTGTGGCTGACTTCGATCTCGATTGGGCTTTGTGGAGTTTGCAAGGAAGCTACATACTTAGGGAGGGCAAAGTTAATCTTGATGAATCTTATGGGATTCTTGATATCAATTGGGATCGTCTCAGAAACCCTGGCTTTGTTAGCAGGTTGCAAATTATCCAACAGATCAATCAAGGTACGAATTTCTCGTGTTGCGTGTAAATATTTGATTGTCCATTCACATTGTCACGCAGTGTATCCAGTCAATTATACTTAGTGTACCGCAAATATCAAATGTGCCCTAACTTACAAACCTCAATTTTATTGTGTTATGTAATTTAGATTTCACATCAGTGAAACCAACATATTACAAAATGTTCCATCCTTTAAGTGGGCAATGTGTGCAAATTGTGAAGGATGATATAGCTCTAGCTAACTGCAACAATGCAAGCCGGTGGGACGAACACCAAGATGGTAGCCCTATAAAGTTGGAGGGGGCTGCAGGGTGCCTCGGTCTGGTCGGAGAAGGGGTGGCACCTCGTGTATCGGAGGATTGTTCCAGCAAGTGGAAGATTGTGTCAAGCTCGGGTCTTCATTTGGCGGCCCAAGATGGGAAAGGGGAATATTTGTGCTTGGAAGTTAATGCTTCGGATTCAAGGATTGTGACAAAGAAATGTTTGTGTGTTGGAAATGATCTTAGTAATTTACGCACATGTGTTGACAATCCTCAATCACAATGGTTTAAATTTGTAGCAGCAAatgtttgatttgtttggAAATGTGAAGAGATTAATCTGGTTGAAGAATTAGTCAATGTGTATTTGGACCACTGatattatgagaataaataaacatggggtactatatatactactgtatttttcttaattgttataaaaaaaagatgtcTTTTTAAATGCGTAttatatagtaggagtagaTAAGTTGGTATTTACGCAATTAAATATagatagggatgtgatcatatcataactcatatttatggtgataacctaataaccctcattttatggacgaaaaatatcattttatggaacagaatatcattttatggaataaaaatatcatttttatgcatgctgaaaaaatatcattttatcgtgtataaatatcatttttagtaaaaatgatacttttgacccataaaatgatagggttattaggttatcacataattatgagttatgatatgatcgcacccttggttgatatatatttttttatttaagatcaagaaaatatgagtaagattttttttttataatttaagtaactttttttttgcgattttggatttttgtttaatttcatttttgaattttcagaTAATTCAATTTAGTTCGAAttcattttgaatatatttctGAATTTCTGTAATGTGGTAGAGTTGGCAAAAAATGTTcgaatattattaaataaacttgattttgtaatagtaaatatctagatattacaaatatctagatattatgTAGAATTGTCTAGAATATGCATgaaaaaatatctagatatttttggGAGAATAGTCTAGATTATAGATATTATATAagaaatatctagatttttatagataaaaatctagatatttagaatataaaattatcaaatagaTGATTCTAGAataggaagatgacccctgtAAATATGGGTAAGTTGTAACCTTTTGTATAAGTGAGAGAAGTTGAATAAGTTCAGAACATGAGAAGTTTGAATAAATTACTCCATCATATATCTAAtatatttccaacaaaattctatatcaaaatccaaatttctCATACtttgataatataaataaaaaatatttactgATCATGTACCACTAGCTAATTTTCATAGTTGGTTTCAAATTTACGTAGTCTATTGAACTAGCCCGAACTCTGggtttgaaaagttttatcaAATAACATTTCAGTTTGGTTAATTAGTATGTAATTTGACTGGTCTAATTTAAAACTCGGTGGGCACACGattaatataactatttattggtttatgagaaatactagtataacatAAGTTCAGGGTTCCAATATACCATATTTTATACCATATTTTGTACCctaaatttctcaaaataaaatatggtcCAAGTACACATTGACAAATTCTTCAACAACAATTTCTCATAATTccaaacaaatcaaacatTTGTTGGAACAAGTTTAAACCATTGTGATTGAGGATTGTCAGCACACGTGCGGAAATTACTAAGATCATCTCCAACACACAAACATTTCTTTGCCACAACCCTAGAATCCGAAGCATTCACTTCCAAGCACAAATATTCCCCTTTCCTATCTTGAGCTGCCAAATGAAGACCCGAGCTTGACACAATCTTCCACTTGCTTGAATAGTCCCTCGAAACACGAGGCGACACTCCGTCCCCGGGCACACTAAGGCACCCTGCAGCGCCCTCCAACTTTAAAGGGCTATCATCTCGGTGTTGATTCCATCGGCTTGCATAGTTGCAGTTAGCTAGTGTCATCTCATTATGCACAATTTGCACACATTTCCCACTTAAAGGATGGAACATTTTGTAATATGTTGGTTTCTTAGATGTGAAATCTAAATTACATACAacaacaaatccaaattaGGGCACGTTTTAATATATGTATCGTGTTCAGATACATTGTCACATGGCATGTCTGGTCAATCACAATTGCACAAATCTCATAtctccacttttttttttttttcaatttttgcaaTTGTGATTGACTAGAcatatcatatgataatgtGACTGGACAATCAAATTTTTACTTACAACAAGAGAAATTCGTACCTTGATTGATGTGCTGAACAATTTGCAACCTGCTAACAAAGCCAGGGTTTCTGAGACGAtcccaatcaaaatcaagaatcCCATAAGATTCATCAAGATTTACTTTGCCCTGCCTAAGCATATAGCTCCCTTGCAAACTCCACAAAGCCCAGTCGACATCGAGCTCAGCCACAGCAGCCAAGAAACAAGTTATGTATCTGCTGTCTGCAACACTCGGGCCTCTCTCATCAATCCCAAATTCACttaaaaaaagaggaaaagagTTTTTGGCACTAGTCAAGAAGAGGTAATTGTCTTGTGCCCTTTTGGTGACAGTGTCACATAGATTGTTGGTTTGGGCAATCCAGGCTTTGTCAGGGATGCCAAATGTGTACCAATGTGCCTCGAACACTAATTTGTTGGCGAAGTTAACTTCGAACGCCTTTGACTTGAGATAGTCGAGCTTGGTGGCGGTGTGTAGACCGGAGACGATGACTAACAAATTGGGATTTTGCGCGTGGATTGTGTTGGCTCCTTCTTGCATATACTTGTACCAATCCGGGATGTTCTCTCGGCCGCCTCGCAGCTCGTTTCGCAAGCTTATGCCCACAACCTATGTGACCAAGTTAGTTAGATTTGTAGGTCATGTTCACTTTTGGTTTAGAGGGGGGCTTGAGCCCCCATTCTTTTTCTaactaattttcttaaataggTAGTAGAATGTTATGTATATAGGTATTTAGTGCAAATTATTATGCAAAAGCCACAGTCAATCAACTGAATTTCTTGCAAAATATGATATCAAAGAAACTTGGAAAATACTATAACCTATACACCCCCATTCTGCCCAAACTACTTTCTCCATATTCCACTTTGGGTCGTCCTGAGATATTTGctccatttccttttttttttaatttttattatatctctttaatactccctccgtcccataaaagttgagtcgtattcctttttagtccgtcccaacaaagttgagtcatttccttttttaacaaaaaacaaaacatctaatcactcttactttattccatcatttactttactctctcttatctttcctacttttttcatctctcctatttatttaatataaattcttaatctccgtgcccaaaagttttgtctcaacttttatggaacggagggagtaatttattctctttttacttaacattaaacatcaatttttaaatctcGTATCCAAAGTCAACTACAGATAATATTCTTATAATGGTAaggaataataataaattgccTTTATACCTTCCGAAACAGAAAAGGATTTAATAGGTCATTATAGACTTTCTCATATAGCATGAGCATATGATTTAGTAGGTGGTTattaaatcaatattcaaatataaaatctgGCTTATTTCATGTCTAGACCTAttaattacttcattatcCATAAATCTGTAATAGTAGTTCAAAATAAGCCCActtttttcactatataacaCAACTTTTCGATTTCGTGTaacaatatttacattatttgaaAACCATAGTctaaaagaataagaaaataaatcatgttAATTACCTGAGGAAAAGCCTTATATGCTATGGCAACTGCAGCTAAGCCTTGCAACCACTCCTTGGGGTCAAAGTAAGCATCCCCGAAAAATCCATTCCCGTCGTTGCCAGCGCAGCACCACGTGGGCCTGCTGACGTGGTTATCGAGCACCAccatcaccttcttcttcccGAGCTCCCCAACCACCGCCTTGTGAAGCTCCACCACCGTCATTCTAAGGATCCAAGGATTGTTTTTGGCAATCCCGGCTTTCGCGGCCGTGAGGTTGTATTTATCCAAGGATTCGGAAACCCTAAGGTTTCCGTAATCCGGCCTCGTGAACATGTACGTTGGCCAAGTAAACCTAACGCAGTTGAATCCACTTCCacttatcttttgaattatgtCGTCCATCGGCTTCTTGTCTAAGCCCTCAGCGATCATCGGCTCCAAGTGCGAGGGCCAGTTCACGCACGCCAGCTTCACGCGCTTCCCGCTCGCGCTGTCGACTATCCATCGGGAGTTCGTCGACAGCGGCGCGGATTTGGAGAAGGCGGCGATTTGGACAAGGAAAAGAGCGGTTAAAATGGCGTGGTGATTCATTTTTTGTGtgatttgttttcattttttttggtgtttatATACAATCGAAATTTGTTTGGTTGAAGGCTTGAAGTTAAGGTGGACAGATGAGGttgtattttttatgggaatctttttaattgcattaaatcataatttccattttaattaatgagatatttgtaattaataatgacCAGGGTCCAGGTACTTTGTGACATTAATTGGGACTTATGAATTTAATCTAGTTTACCGGATCATCAATGGAGAGATTTAAATTGTgttttcattatatgaatttcaatagtagtagtattttgtttaatttatcttGCTTGTTAATTATTAAGCTCACgcgttaattaattataactcACTTAACTAAGATTGTGGgttcattttttacttattgtaaatatagaaatagggagtatttgttaatCGAACTTAGTATTTTTAGTGAAATCGTACACTTCAACTAATttacacatttaatttatttttaaaaaaatatgcataccTCTTTTCTAGACGTACATTAGCAAATATATTAAGTGAATACATTATAACTAAAATGTACTCTATAAATTAAGGTACGCAGtaacataaaattagaaatagtACATCGAATAACTTAAAAGTTGTTGTAGATAGAGACcagaacaaataaaatgaaaaataattatatagatTTATCAAATTAACCTTATTATTGAGAAATTGCATTGCATTGCATCATCAAATATTTGATGGAATAAACTTAAACCATTGTGCTTGCGGATTGTCAGCACAAGTAGATAAATCAACAAGATCATCTCCTACGCACAAACATTTCTTTGTCACAAGTTTAGAATCAGAAGCATTCATTTCCAAGCACAAATATCCCCCATTTCCACCTTGTGCAGCTAAATGCAGACCAGAACTTGACACATACTTCCACTTACTCGAACAATCCTCCGATACACGAGGTGCCTCCCCGTCTCCGGCCACTCCCAAGCACTGTGGGCTCCCAACTAGCTTGATAGGCCCATCATCTTGATGCTGCTCCCATTTGCTTGCATTTTTGCAGTTAGCCACAACTATCCCATTCTCCACTATTTGCACACAATGCCCACTCAAAGGGTGGAACATTTTATAGTATGTTGGATGCTCCGACTTGAAATCTAATCGATCGTCAcatattgtttaaatttttcaaGTAAACGAcgtcattttctttataaagaGACAATAATGGTTAACTCACTGATGGTGATGTTCACATATGATTTTCTAACTGTCATATCAGatataatttcacaaaaatattttggtgtGGGATAATTGTGAACGAATCCAAAATTTACGGTTTATCTTGCTGATTTTAAAGCCAAGCTAAGGGACATACctaattatgatttttctaaCCATTTTCACTTATAACAAAAACTATTGGTGAATGATCAATTATATCAAACACTAGCTTAATTTTTGGTGGCGGAACTACCACATAACAAAAACATGATATATAAAACCACCGAAGAAGATTTAGATAGGTTTGATGATTTTGTAAATACACCATATGTTGCAAGAATTGCATACCTTGATTGATCCGTTGAACAGCCTGCAATCTATCAAGAAATCCAAATGCGACTTGAGGAAAACGGTTGCCATCTGCCAAACCCGGAGACGATGACTAGGAAATCCGGGTTTTGTGTGTTGATTGTGTTGGCTCCTATCCGCATGTATTTGTACCAGTCCGCCTCGTTCTGTCGTTTGCCTCGTAGCTCATTCCTCATGCTCATACCCACAACCTTTTCATCAACAAAACTAGGAGTATTAAACGATTAGTTTAAattattgtactccctccgtcccacataatttgagaCACTTTGATctagcacgggttttaagaaatctaatggaaaatgagttgaaaaagttggtgggatgtgggtcctacttttaaagtattagttttataataaaatgtgagtaggaattagttagtggaatatgggatccactagaggtgcccacggttcaggaaccggcggttacaaTTCGGCACCGCCGATtccggttttggaaattgttgaaccggaatcgaaccgcgagggtgtttcgcggttacggtttcggtttAGGTTCCGAACCGACGGTTTTCTGGCGGTTTtttacggttccgaaccgccagTTTTGTTGCGGTTCCGGCTTGATTTCACGGTTTTCCGACAGTTTTTCGCGGTTCCGGCACGGTTTCAgttcgaaattttttgaacctgaactgaaccacggttcaaaaaatcgacggtttcggttcgggtaaattctcacggtttcggttttaaccgccggttcggtaaaccttgggcaggtctaggatccactaccaaaaatggtaaaagtgaagtgtgtcaaattatgtggaacggctcaaaatggaatactgggttaaattatgtgggacgactcaaaatagaatatttatcGTGAACAATACATACCGCAGGGTTACCCTTATACGCTTGGGCAACCGCAATCAAACCTCGCTGCCATTCCTCCGGGTCAAAATCAGCATCTCCGAAGAAGCCACTCCCGTCGTCGTCGCTGCAGCACCACCCCGGGCGGCTGATGTGGTTATCGAGCACCACCATCACCTTCCTCCTCCCGAGCTCATCCACCACCGCCTTGTGAAGCTCGACCACCGTCATGTTCAGAATATGAGGGTTGTTTCTAGCAATGCCGGCTCTCGCGGCCGACAGATTGTACTTGCCCAATGATTCGGAGACTCTGAGGCTGCCGTATTCCGGCCTCGTGAACATGAACGTCGACCACGTGAACCTCACGCAGTTGAAGCCGTTCGCGGTTATCTTACGCGCTATCTCGCTCACCGGCTTCTTCTCTAGGCCCTCTGCGATCATCGGCTCCAAGTGCGAGGGCCAGTTCACGCACGCGAGCTTCACGCGCTGCCCGTTCGCGTCGTCCACGATCCATCGTGACTTCGTCGATAGCGGCAATGAACTGCAAATGGAGATTATTTGAAGAAACACAAATGCTGCAATGGCAGAATAATTCACTATTCTtccttttcccattttttttttattgttattgttaagCTGTGTATCTCAGATTCGCATTTATATACAGTTTATTCGTGTTCTTTAATTTGTTACGGATGTAGgattgaattttaatgataaatgCCTAGATTTTCTTTTTGCCAAGATAATAAATGTATACATACACACTTTTTTATGCTAGTTCTAATTAGGTGaatattcatatttacttTATGATATGGGTTTAGATAGGCAAACcaacttttataaattaaataaggcTATTTTATAATAggtgtatattttaatttcaattttcttttgcGTGTTGACACCATATTTTTTTGGCCTAAAATTTCACTACTTTAATAGCTTTCTTAAAACTTATAACAAAAGAACGAGTATAGAATTCTAAAATCTATACTTTCAGAATAATCAAtctaaatagtaaatattttctttgatcAAATTATTTCAACCTATTGTATGATGTTCTGAAAGTTCTACTTCTGTGATATACACATGTGAATCACGATGCATTATGAAATATTAGTtcgttttaacttttaattatattaatagtaatttcttgattttcacAGATCTAGTTGATGAAAAACGTGGAGATTGAATTCAGTCGACTTTCGAATCATGTATAAGGAAATAGGATGACAAATCGTGGGGAATTGACAATGAAAAAGATAACAGTAATTAACAAGATATACGGGGGGAATGTATGTATACTCATTTTATAAGTTTTCAA
The genomic region above belongs to Salvia hispanica cultivar TCC Black 2014 chromosome 3, UniMelb_Shisp_WGS_1.0, whole genome shotgun sequence and contains:
- the LOC125214154 gene encoding glycosyl hydrolase 5 family protein-like gives rise to the protein MNHHAILTALFLVQIAAFSKSAPLSTNSRWIVDSASGKRVKLACVNWPSHLEPMIAEGLDKKPMDDIIQKISGSGFNCVRFTWPTYMFTRPDYGNLRVSESLDKYNLTAAKAGIAKNNPWILRMTVVELHKAVVGELGKKKVMVVLDNHVSRPTWCCAGNDGNGFFGDAYFDPKEWLQGLAAVAIAYKAFPQVVGISLRNELRGGRENIPDWYKYMQEGANTIHAQNPNLLVIVSGLHTATKLDYLKSKAFEVNFANKLVFEAHWYTFGIPDKAWIAQTNNLCDTVTKRAQDNYLFLTSAKNSFPLFLSEFGIDERGPSVADSRYITCFLAAVAELDVDWALWSLQGSYMLRQGKVNLDESYGILDFDWDRLRNPGFVSRLQIVQHINQDFTSKKPTYYKMFHPLSGKCVQIVHNEMTLANCNYASRWNQHRDDSPLKLEGAAGCLSVPGDGVSPRVSRDYSSKWKIVSSSGLHLAAQDRKGEYLCLEVNASDSRVVAKKCLCVGDDLSNFRTCADNPQSQWFKLVPTNV
- the LOC125214145 gene encoding glycosyl hydrolase 5 family protein-like yields the protein MTNKMNHHAILMALFLVQVVSFSKSAPLSTYSRWIVDSVIGQRVKLACVNWPSHLEPMIAEGLDKKPMDDIIQKIIENGFNCVRFTWPTYMFTRPDYRNLRVSESLDKYNLTAAKAGIAKNNPWILRMTVVELHKAVVGELGKKKVMVVLDNHVSLPTWCCAGNDGNGFFGDAYFDPKEWLQGLAAVATAYKGFPQVVGMSLRNELRGGRQNEPDWYKYMQEGANTIHAQNPDLLVIVSGLYTDTNLGYLRSKAFQVNFANKLVFEAHWYTFGIPDKAWTDQTNNLCATVTKRAQDNYLFLTSAKDSFPVFISEFGINEKSPSVADSRYITCFLAAVADFDLDWALWSLQGSYILREGKVNLDESYGILDINWDRLRNPGFVSRLQIIQQINQDFTSVKPTYYKMFHPLSGQCVQIVKDDIALANCNNASRWDEHQDGSPIKLEGAAGCLGLVGEGVAPRVSEDCSSKWKIVSSSGLHLAAQDGKGEYLCLEVNASDSRIVTKKCLCVGNDLSNLRTCVDNPQSQWFKFVAANV
- the LOC125214162 gene encoding glycosyl hydrolase 5 family protein-like, with translation MGKGRIVNYSAIAAFVFLQIISICSSLPLSTKSRWIVDDANGQRVKLACVNWPSHLEPMIAEGLEKKPVSEIARKITANGFNCVRFTWSTFMFTRPEYGSLRVSESLGKYNLSAARAGIARNNPHILNMTVVELHKAVVDELGRRKVMVVLDNHISRPGWCCSDDDGSGFFGDADFDPEEWQRGLIAVAQAYKGNPAVVGMSMRNELRGKRQNEADWYKYMRIGANTINTQNPDFLVIVSGLQAVQRINQDFKSEHPTYYKMFHPLSGHCVQIVENGIVVANCKNASKWEQHQDDGPIKLVGSPQCLGVAGDGEAPRVSEDCSSKWKYVSSSGLHLAAQGGNGGYLCLEMNASDSKLVTKKCLCVGDDLVDLSTCADNPQAQWFKFIPSNI